The DNA sequence GATGTTTGGGCATTCATGTCTTAGTAATAGTCCAAGCAAAGCTTCTTGTTTGTAATACATATCGCTACATGTATGGTTATCAAATACTAAGTCGTTGCATGTGTCGATAATGTCAACATTATTGAAGAACGAGGTAACTTTTTTTTCTGACAGCGATGAAATTACTACTGTATCTTGTGGCGCGGACATACTGATAATTCTTGTACCAATTCCCCCGGGTATATCAATTGGACGAGGATTGTCGTTTGATTTAATTAACGAATTTTCTATTTCCCAAGACTTTGAGCAAGTTGATGCACTGCAAATGTGAAGTGTTTTTCGTTTTTTGTATGTTGAAACAAAGGGATGGATAATGTTAGTTGCATCATGTAGAGTTTTTTGAATACTTTGCCCTAGTAAATTATGGCTAATACTATTAAGAATTGATAATCTATCGCACTTGTTGCACTTGAAGTGATTACTGAAATCAATTAGTCTTAATCCAAGTTTATTGTTATTTGAATCATTATGTTTTGTAACTTCCCTATTTGACGTCATATTACCTCCAAGCAAAACAATTAACGATTAAATCGATAATTGTAAACGTGTTGTAAATAGAAAATAGAACTTATAGCAGAATTATGAAAAGCACTGACAATATTTTATCAATTACAATAACGGTGTCAAGATAATCTGATGATAGGTATATTTTTACCGCTTTAATTGATGGAATTATGTCGTGTATTTACGTATACTAGGTTATGGACGAAAAGAATAAGTTTTTAAATAATCTGAATTTAAATGATGAAAACACAATCCGCATTTGGTCAGGGTTTTATGATCTAACTCAAATTCCACGCCCTTCAAAAAATGAAAAGAAAGTCGCAGACTATCTGGAAAAATTCGCCAATGAAAAAACTATTACCGTTGAAAGAGATAAATATAATAATATTCTTTTGAGACTTCCTTCCAATAATCCACAAATCAAAGGCGTACTTTTACAAGGACATTCCGACATGGTTTGTGTCAAAGGAAGCGAAAGAGATCCTTCCGTAGAAGGAGTTAGTCCGGTAATTGATGAAACTGGTGAATGGGTAAAAGCCCAAAATACAAGCTTGGGCGCGGATAATGGTATTGGCGTAGCTGCGCTTCTTTCTTTATTGGAAGACAAAGAATTTGTCCATGGACCTTTGGGAATACTAATTACAACTGATGAGGAAACGGGTTTAAATGGCGCCAAAAATTTAAAATTTGATTTATCAAAGTATAAATATTTAATAAATTGTGATAGCGAAGATTGGGGTGAGGCTACCATTGGTTGTGCCGGCGGAGAAGATGTGATAATTACTCTTAATACCAAAATGGAAGCAGTAAAAGAAACGGCGATTAAAATAAGCGTCAGTGGTTTAAAAGGTGGTCACTCGGCTTTGGCAATTGCTGAAGTGGGTCGTGCTAATGCAATCAAACTACTTGCAGGAGTAATTTCAGATTTAGTCGAACAAGCGGACGTTCATCTTGTCTCCTTTAATGGCGGTACGGCAAGAAATGTAATTCCTTCGGAAGCTGAAGCCGTGATAACTTTTGGTGGTTTCACCGAAGTAGACTCCGAAAATCATTTTTCTTCAATAATCAAAAAGACGATTCAAGAGTATGACAATGAAGAAAATATTGCTATCGAAATATCAAAAACGCAGGATGTAGATCGTGGTTGTAGTATCATCGACACAGAAAAAATTCTTGATATGATTAACGATTTACCACATGGAGTAATCAAGTGGGTAGGGTTAAAAGAGGAAAAACCGCAAACATCAACAAATTTGGCCATGATTAGAACAAGTGGTACGTCATTGGAAATTGTTAGTATGAACAGAAGCAGTTTCGAGAAGGAGTCCGATGAAGTTGCGAAGATGCAATCTAATATTGCATTTAAACATGGTGCCAGATTATTAAGAGAGGGAAAATATCCTGCATGGGAGCCGGATTACGAAAGTAAAATAGTAAAACATGCACAAAAAATATTTCGAGACATTTGGCAGGAAGAATTGTTAATTGAACAAACACACGGAGGTCTAGAATGTGGCATTATTAAAAATACATATCCGAATATAATTGAAGCCATTTCACTTGGTCCAACAATTACGGGAGCTCATTCAATTAATGAAAGAGTAAATATCAGTAGTGTAGAAAAATTCTACACGTATCTGAAAGCATTAATTCGTGATCTACAAGATTAACTGGGAAAAATTAACCTGCTGAACGAGTGAGATAATGTTCACCTGACAACAGATATTTTGCACCCGACTTTTTGTAATTGGTGACCCAGTTAACTTTTGCCGCTCTCCCATTTGCCGCATGTAACCACACAGAAGCGTTTTCAATTTTCTTGCGAAATGATTTAAGGGTACTAAGTAGGTTGCTGAAAAATATAATATGGTAGACGCCTGGCTCGACCGTAGATTGCATGCTGGCAATTTTTGTCTCATTTGCCAGTTCACTGGTTTGAAGTGACAAAGAAACTACTTCTTGCATTACAGCATTAAGTTGCATTCTGAGTTCACCTGTTCTTCTTTGTACCATTATTAGTTCCTCTTGGTGAAGCCTTCTCTCATAAGCCAACTGCTTTTTAAGTAATTGTTTTTTGTCCTTCTTATCGGAAACCATATCTTTAACGTCAAGCGACTCACCCGGTTTTATATCGGCGGATTTTTTGACTTCCAAATCCGGACCAAAAAGTTGATCCATAAAATCCTGAGGTACTTTGGCAAGTTCTTTTTTTAAAGCTTTAAGACTTGCCTTACCTGTTTTTTCAAACTGGTCTGTAAACATTTTGCCCGACAAACCATCAACGCTACGAATTGTCTCAATAACGTTTGCGCTAAAAACCTTTTTATTATTAGTATTCATACACACAAACCACTGGAAAAGAAGCTTGGAAATTGAGTGTATTTTACTACAAAATACGATATTTTTCAATTTATCACGCAAGGCGCCGACGTAGTGTGGGGAAATTACATGAGATCAATGAGCCTGTCAAGGACTTTTCTTCTCTGGAGAATTGACTCGATTACTCGTTTTTGCTGACCGTTATCCTCGTTTTTGGAAAATGAAGGATCAGCCATTGCAGCTTCCAAGGCTTTTTGAATTTCTGCCTCAGTCACCTCTACTTTTTCACTGATGGCTATTTGTGTGAGAATCAAGTCAAGTGATATCGCATCTTTGGCTTGTATCTCATATTCATTTCTGAGCTCGATTGGTGTTTTGCCTAATGATGCCAAATAGTTATCGAGTGACAAGCCAAGTTTCTCGATTCTTGATAAAAGTTGTGATAGTTTGTTGTTTACTTCTTCGTCAATTAACAATTTGGGTAAATTTAGTTTAATCGTATCTAGTAACACCTTGATTACGTTCATTTCTTTCTCTTGGCGTGATACTTCTTTGGGTTTACTATCTTTGTCTTTCGGACCACCTTTGTCAGGCGTCCAAATGGAACTTGCTTTTAAGGCTCCTGAAATTTTAGACTTATAATCTCCGAGGTCAACCTGTGGTAGTTCACATGTAACCGCTCTTACTTCCCATGGTTCGTTTGGATTGGATTTAAGTAACTCAAACTTGGGATATAACGCCGGACGTAAATTCTCACTTTTAATGGCATCACCGAGAAGTTTGGGTAATATCTGCGATAAGGTTCTTTGAATAAGTGTGTCGCTGGAAACGTGTGCTTCAACTTTGTCCAGCGGTGCTTTGCCTTTTCTAAACCCGGGGACTTCGACATCTTTGCTGATTTCTTCAAGAACAGTTTTTCTTTTAGCTGTGATTACACTTTCAGGAATGGTAAAAGTGATCTGCACTGTCCCATCGTCACTTCTTGCTACAGTTGTGTTTGGTGAAGCTTCACTTTTTGTGGGAGTAAGTTTTGTATTTTTTGGCATTTAAACTTTGT is a window from the Candidatus Woesebacteria bacterium genome containing:
- the pepD gene encoding beta-Ala-His dipeptidase, with protein sequence MDEKNKFLNNLNLNDENTIRIWSGFYDLTQIPRPSKNEKKVADYLEKFANEKTITVERDKYNNILLRLPSNNPQIKGVLLQGHSDMVCVKGSERDPSVEGVSPVIDETGEWVKAQNTSLGADNGIGVAALLSLLEDKEFVHGPLGILITTDEETGLNGAKNLKFDLSKYKYLINCDSEDWGEATIGCAGGEDVIITLNTKMEAVKETAIKISVSGLKGGHSALAIAEVGRANAIKLLAGVISDLVEQADVHLVSFNGGTARNVIPSEAEAVITFGGFTEVDSENHFSSIIKKTIQEYDNEENIAIEISKTQDVDRGCSIIDTEKILDMINDLPHGVIKWVGLKEEKPQTSTNLAMIRTSGTSLEIVSMNRSSFEKESDEVAKMQSNIAFKHGARLLREGKYPAWEPDYESKIVKHAQKIFRDIWQEELLIEQTHGGLECGIIKNTYPNIIEAISLGPTITGAHSINERVNISSVEKFYTYLKALIRDLQD